The proteins below come from a single Miscanthus floridulus cultivar M001 chromosome 1, ASM1932011v1, whole genome shotgun sequence genomic window:
- the LOC136449786 gene encoding catalase isozyme C, which produces MDPYKHRPSSAFNAPYWTTNSGAPVWNNDNSLTVGARGPILLEDYHLVEKLANFDRERIPERVVHARGASAKGFFEVTHDITHLSCADFLRAPGVQTPVIVRFSTVIHERGSPETLRDPRGFAVKFYTREGNWDLVGNNFPVFFIRDGMKFPDMVHALKPNPKTHIQENWRILDFFSHHPESLHMFTFLFDDVGIPADYRHMDGSGVHTYTLINRAGKATYVKFHWRPTCGVRSLLDDEAGAVGGANHSHATKDLTDAIAAGNFPEWTLYIQTMDPEHEDRFDFDPLDVTKTWPEDVFPLQPVGRMVLNRNIDNFFAENEQLAFCPGLIVPGIYYSDDKLLQTRIFSYSDTQRHRLGPNYLLLPANAPKCAHHNNHYDGFMNFMHRDEEVDYFPSRYDPAKNAPRYPIPTVHITGRRDKTVIAKENNFKQPGERYRAMDPARQERFIKRWVDALSDPRLTHEIRSIWLSNWSQADRSLGQKLASRLSAKPSM; this is translated from the exons ACTCCCTCACCGTCGGCGCACGAG GTCCCATCCTGCTTGAGGACTACCACCTGGTGGAGAAGCTGGCCAACTTCGACCGTGAGCGGATCCCGGAGCGCGTGGTGCACGCCCGGGGCGCCAGCGCCAAGGGCTTCTTCGAGGTGACCCACGACATCACCCACCTGTCGTGCGCCGACTTCCTTCGCGCCCCGGGCGTGCAGACCCCGGTGATCGTGCGCTTCTCCACGGTGATCCACGAGCGCGGGAGCCCCGAGACGCTGCGGGACCCGCGCGGGTTCGCCGTCAAGTTCTACACCCGGGAGGGCAACTGGGACCTGGTGGGCAACAACTTCCCCGTCTTCTTCATCCGCGACGGCATGAAGTTCCCGGACATGGTGCACGCGCTCAAGCCCAACCCCAAGACGCATATCCAGGAGAACTGGCGCATCCTCGACTTTTTCTCGCACCACCCGGAGAGCCTCCACATGTTCACCTTCCTCTTCGACGACGTCGGCATCCCCGCCGACTACCGCCACATGGACGGCTCCGGGGTGCACACCTACACGCTCATCAACCGCGCCGGCAAGGCCACCTACGTCAAGTTCCACTGGCGCCCCACCTGcggcgtccggtcgctgctggaCGACGAGGCCGGCGCCGTGGGCGGCGCCAACCACAGCCACGCCACCAAGGACCTCACCGACGCCATCGCGGCGGGCAACTTCCCGGAGTGGACGCTCTACATCCAGACGATGGACCCCGAGCACGAGGACCGCTTCGACTTCGACCCGCTGGACGTGACAAAGACGTGGCCCGAGGACGTGTTCCCGCTGCAGCCCGTGGGGCGGATGGTGCTCAACCGCAACATCGACAACTTCTTCGCCGAGAACGAGCAGCTGGCATTCTGCCCGGGACTCATCGTCCCCGGGATCTACTACTCCGACGACAAGCTGCTGCAGACCAGGATCTTCTCCTACTCCGACACGCAGCGCCACCGCCTGGGACCAAACTACCTGCTGCTCCCGGCCAACGCGCCCAAGTGCGCCCACCACAACAACCACTACGACGGCTTCATGAACTTCATGCACCGCGACGAGGAGGTGGACTACTTCCCCTCCAGGTACGACCCTGCCAAGAACGCGCCCAGGTACCCAATCCCGACCGTCCACATCACCGGCCGCCGAGACAAG ACTGTGATTGCCAAGGAGAACAACTTCAAGCAGCCTGGGGAGAGGTACCGCGCAATGGACCCAGCCAG GCAAGAACGGTTCATCAAGAGATGGGTCGACGCGCTCTCTGACCCCCGCCTCACCCATGAGATCAGGAGCATCTGGCTCTCCAACTGGTCTCAG GCCGACAGATCTCTGGGCCAGAAGCTTGCGAGCCGCCTCAGCGCCAAGCCGAGCATGTAA
- the LOC136449796 gene encoding L-type lectin-domain containing receptor kinase VIII.2-like yields MRGVVQVLGGEADPPFVPAARPSMSLGSSANNQQPLLSLQDSVSDYNALLGLTGLSDDSSSADSLSSSSLTSTLRRGGHDIGFSSTAGDAR; encoded by the coding sequence ATGCGCGGCGTGGTGCAGGTGCTGGGCGGCGAGGCGGACCCGCCGTTCGTCCCCGCGGCCAGGCCGTCCATGAGCCTCGGCAGCAGCGCCAACAACCAGCAGCCGCTGCTCAGCCTGCAGGACAGCGTGTCGGACTACAACGCCTTGCTGGGGCTCACCGGCCTGTCGGACGACTCGTCGTCCGCCGACTCGCTCAGCTCATCCTCGCTCACCAGCACGCTGCGCAGGGGCGGCCATGACATCGGGTTCAGCAGCACCGCCGGCGACGCTAGGTGA